GCCGGGAAAGGCAGGTAACTCAGGTGAAAATGCAGCACGTCGAACTCGTGAGCGACGCGACGCACCTTTTCAAGCAGCAGGAGGTGCGGGGCAAAGGTGTCGCTGATCGTTGGGTCGAGACGCAACGCGTGCGGCCACGCCGGCACGAGGTGCGCGGTTGTCTGTGAGTCACCGCTTGCGAACAGGGTGACTTCGTGACCCAGATTAACCAGCGCTTCAGTAAGGTAAGAGACCACGCGTTCCGTACCGCCATAGAATTTCGGCGGAACGGCTTCGTACAGCGGGGCGACCTGTGCAATACGCATTTGTGAGACGCTCCCTTCAGACACATCGCTCAGCGGCACCTCAACGCGAGGGGTGGCGGACCAGCCTGTCGGCTGGGCCGGACGAGCGCTCCACCGCCTGCACGCCACCGTCATTTGGCGAGTGTCGATTTCGCACGCAGCATTTGTACGATGCGTTGCCATTCCCGCCGTTGGTCTTAAACGCGGTCAAGATTCCATTCGAGGCGCTAGCGCGCCCTCGCGACATGCGCCGCTCAGGCCGGCTTCCGCCCGGAATCTTTTATGGCTTTCTTGACGTCGCCGACCTTCTTGCGCGCTTCGCCGACTGCTTGCTGGATATCGCCTTTGACTTCCTGTTTCGTGTCGCCGGTGGCCCGACCAACGGTTTCATTAATCTTGCCTTTTACCTTCTCCGCAGTGCCCTTGACCTGATCCTTGTTCATGATGAATCCTCCAGTGCGTGATTGATCTCGTGGGTGATGTTGCTGTGCACCCCGAGCGCCCGATGATTACGGAGCCGCGTATTTGAATTCGGGCAACGTTTTCAGAGAGTCTTTCGTACCGCCCCGAAGCAGTATCTGCTTGTCGGCGATCTGGAGGCTGCTAAATGGCACCGCCACCAGGTGCGTACCCATTCCGAGGAACCCTCCGACCGATAGAACGACGTAGGTCGCGCTATCCTTTGGATTGACGATCAGATCGTCAATCGTCCCAATTTTGTCGTTGTTTTCGTTGTACACCGTGGCGCCAACGACCTTTGACGCCCGATATCCCGATGCCAACTGGACCACGTCGACCCGACTCGTCGTAATCGACTGTGCTGTCCCCTGCGCACGTCCTGTCCCAGTGGTCAGCGTGGTGACAATAATTACCGCGGAAACGACCATCGCGAATTTCATATAAACCTCGGCAAGCGCATTTGCTTGCGCAGACCACCGTTCCCAAATATGTGGAAGAGGAACCCCGCTTTACGACGTGCGCGGGACCGGATCGACGGATGGCTTCGACACGGGATGGGGACTTGTGGTGGCCTGACACACTACGATGCAGGAAGTATCGCCGAACCTTCGCTGTTACTGTTGATCCAGGTCAATGACGCTGAATGGGTGCCAGAAAGGGATGTCTGGTGCTCCTGGCACTCGCGAAGGTGGCACCGCCCTGACTCGCGGACCTCGTGGTGAAACAGCCGCTGAT
Above is a window of Caballeronia sp. SBC1 DNA encoding:
- a CDS encoding CsbD family protein, producing MNKDQVKGTAEKVKGKINETVGRATGDTKQEVKGDIQQAVGEARKKVGDVKKAIKDSGRKPA
- a CDS encoding PRC-barrel domain-containing protein, producing the protein MKFAMVVSAVIIVTTLTTGTGRAQGTAQSITTSRVDVVQLASGYRASKVVGATVYNENNDKIGTIDDLIVNPKDSATYVVLSVGGFLGMGTHLVAVPFSSLQIADKQILLRGGTKDSLKTLPEFKYAAP